From the Exiguobacterium aurantiacum genome, one window contains:
- the pckA gene encoding phosphoenolpyruvate carboxykinase (ATP), protein MATTLLKIEELIKGADMMRNLTVPELVEEAIRNGEGVLTKDGALSVSTGKFTGRSPKDKFVVQDEVSNHLVDWGPVNQPIAEEKFTALLDKVLTHLETKDKLYYLEASAGADEHYTLPVRAITEYAWHNLFAKQLFLREWPTKGAFDPFTVIYAPSYKADPAVDGTNSETFILVSFAKRTILIGGTEYGGEIKKSIFSVMNFLLPEQHVLSMHCSANVSDAGETALFFGLSGTGKTTLSADTERHLIGDDEHGWSPDGVFNIEGGCYAKTINLSRENEPQIYDAIRFGSLIENVVLDDSRAPDYKNISLTENTRAAYPIQFIDNAMLPSRAGHPNTIVFLTADAYGVLPPISKLTKEQAMYHFLSGYTSKLAGTERGVTEPQATFSTCFGSPFLPLAPERYADMLGTLIEKHDVDVYLVNTGWTGGAYGEGSRMKLAYTRAMVNAAVNGKLRDVETTRHDIFNVEIPRHIDGVPDDVLNPRGTWKDGARYDAEAEALARKFQDNFKRFTKASEAVVAAGPIIV, encoded by the coding sequence ATGGCGACAACGCTCCTGAAAATCGAAGAATTAATTAAAGGTGCCGACATGATGCGGAACTTAACAGTTCCAGAATTGGTGGAAGAAGCCATTCGCAACGGGGAAGGCGTACTGACGAAAGACGGGGCTTTATCGGTCAGTACAGGTAAATTCACAGGACGGTCACCGAAAGACAAATTCGTCGTGCAAGATGAAGTCAGCAATCATTTAGTAGACTGGGGTCCGGTCAACCAACCGATCGCAGAAGAAAAGTTCACGGCACTGCTCGATAAAGTGCTCACGCATCTCGAGACGAAAGACAAACTTTACTATCTCGAGGCGTCTGCTGGGGCAGACGAGCATTATACGCTTCCGGTGCGGGCCATCACAGAATATGCGTGGCACAACTTGTTTGCCAAACAGTTATTCTTGCGCGAGTGGCCGACGAAAGGTGCCTTTGATCCGTTCACGGTCATCTATGCACCGAGCTATAAGGCCGACCCGGCAGTCGACGGCACGAACTCAGAGACGTTCATTCTCGTCTCATTCGCCAAACGGACCATTCTGATCGGGGGAACAGAATACGGCGGCGAAATTAAAAAATCGATCTTCTCGGTCATGAACTTCTTGTTACCGGAACAGCACGTCCTATCGATGCACTGCTCGGCGAACGTATCGGACGCCGGCGAGACGGCCCTTTTCTTCGGATTATCGGGTACCGGGAAGACGACGCTATCGGCCGACACGGAGCGTCATTTGATTGGTGACGACGAGCACGGCTGGTCTCCAGACGGTGTCTTCAACATTGAGGGCGGTTGCTACGCGAAGACGATCAATTTGTCGCGTGAGAACGAACCGCAAATCTATGACGCCATCCGGTTCGGTTCGTTGATTGAGAACGTCGTTTTGGACGACTCGCGCGCACCGGACTATAAAAACATCTCGCTCACCGAGAACACACGGGCCGCCTATCCGATTCAATTCATCGATAACGCGATGCTCCCGTCACGGGCGGGACATCCGAACACGATCGTCTTCTTGACGGCTGACGCGTACGGGGTGTTGCCTCCGATCAGCAAATTGACGAAGGAGCAGGCGATGTATCACTTCTTGTCAGGCTACACGTCGAAGCTCGCCGGCACGGAACGCGGTGTCACTGAACCACAAGCGACCTTCTCGACGTGCTTCGGTTCACCGTTCTTGCCGCTCGCACCGGAGCGCTACGCCGACATGCTCGGCACGTTGATCGAGAAACATGACGTCGACGTCTATCTCGTCAATACGGGTTGGACCGGCGGCGCATACGGCGAAGGATCACGGATGAAGCTCGCCTACACACGGGCGATGGTAAACGCGGCCGTCAACGGAAAACTGCGTGACGTCGAGACGACGCGCCATGATATCTTCAACGTCGAGATCCCACGCCACATCGATGGCGTGCCGGACGACGTGCTCAACCCACGGGGCACATGGAAAGACGGGGCCCGCTACGACGCCGAGGCGGAAGCGCTCGCCCGGAAGTTCCAAGACAACTTCAAACGATTCACGAAAGCGAGTGAGGCGGTCGTCGCGGCCGGCCCGATTATCGTTTAA
- the metK gene encoding methionine adenosyltransferase, translating into MANLNRRLFTSESVTEGHPDKICDQISDAILDAILAEDPNARVAAETSVTTGLVLVAGEITTSTYVDIPKVVRETVREIGYTRAKYGFDAETCAVLTSIDEQSVDIAQGVDQALEAREGQMTEEEIDAIGAGDQGLMFGYATKETPELMPLPISLAHKLSRRLAEVRKNGTLAYLRPDGKTQVTVEYDEANNPVRIDTIVISTQHAEDITLEQIQADLKEHVIDAVIPSELIDADTKYFINPTGRFVIGGPQGDAGLTGRKIIVDTYGGYARHGGGAFSGKDPTKVDRSAAYAARYVAKNLVAAGLADKAEVQLAYAIGVAHPVSIAVDTFGTGKLSETELVELIRENFDLRPAGIIKMLDLRRPIYKQTAAYGHFGRTDVELPWEQTDKAAVLEEGAKRFV; encoded by the coding sequence ATGGCAAACTTGAACCGTCGACTTTTCACTTCGGAGTCCGTCACGGAAGGACATCCGGATAAAATTTGTGACCAAATCTCAGATGCGATTTTGGATGCAATTTTAGCTGAAGATCCAAACGCCCGCGTTGCGGCTGAGACATCTGTCACAACAGGTCTCGTGCTCGTAGCAGGTGAAATCACAACATCAACTTACGTGGATATCCCGAAAGTTGTTCGTGAAACAGTTCGTGAGATCGGCTACACACGCGCGAAATATGGTTTTGATGCAGAGACTTGTGCGGTCCTCACATCGATCGATGAGCAATCAGTAGACATCGCCCAAGGTGTCGACCAAGCGCTCGAAGCTCGTGAAGGACAAATGACTGAAGAAGAAATCGATGCGATCGGTGCTGGTGACCAAGGTCTCATGTTCGGTTACGCAACAAAAGAGACACCTGAACTCATGCCGCTCCCGATTTCACTCGCTCACAAATTGTCACGTCGTTTGGCAGAAGTTCGTAAGAACGGCACGCTCGCTTACCTTCGTCCAGACGGTAAGACGCAAGTAACGGTCGAATACGATGAAGCGAACAACCCAGTTCGCATCGACACAATCGTCATCTCGACACAACACGCGGAAGACATCACGCTCGAGCAAATCCAAGCTGATTTGAAAGAGCACGTCATCGATGCGGTCATCCCGTCTGAACTCATCGACGCGGACACGAAATACTTCATCAACCCGACGGGCCGCTTCGTTATCGGTGGACCACAAGGGGATGCAGGCCTTACAGGACGTAAAATCATCGTCGATACGTACGGTGGTTACGCTCGCCACGGCGGCGGCGCGTTCTCAGGTAAAGATCCAACCAAAGTTGACCGTTCAGCGGCGTACGCGGCTCGTTACGTAGCGAAAAACCTCGTTGCAGCGGGACTTGCTGACAAAGCAGAAGTTCAACTCGCTTACGCGATCGGCGTTGCCCACCCGGTATCGATTGCGGTCGATACGTTCGGCACTGGCAAATTGAGCGAGACTGAGCTCGTCGAACTCATTCGTGAGAACTTCGACCTCCGTCCGGCCGGCATCATCAAGATGCTCGACCTTCGCCGTCCAATCTACAAGCAGACAGCAGCTTACGGCCACTTCGGTCGTACAGACGTTGAACTCCCATGGGAGCAAACGGACAAAGCGGCAGTGCTTGAAGAAGGCGCGAAACGCTTCGTATAA
- a CDS encoding GNAT family N-acetyltransferase, whose product MKIREAVPEDAATIRDIALATVSEQDEVRSKVMERAYQQEEIVRAISSSEEAKEQLFIVGEAEGDVIGFYHAIDRGDTWEVLRLYLHPAHHRQGLGTVLLTHLRERKVQPIELYVESSNEQAIAFLNHEAFIELNRIQEEVYDQPMELIHLRYDPS is encoded by the coding sequence ATGAAGATCAGGGAAGCCGTACCAGAAGATGCCGCCACCATCCGCGACATTGCGCTCGCGACGGTCAGTGAACAAGATGAGGTTCGTTCAAAAGTGATGGAACGGGCTTATCAGCAAGAAGAGATTGTCCGCGCCATCAGTTCAAGCGAGGAAGCGAAAGAGCAGTTGTTCATTGTCGGTGAAGCCGAAGGCGACGTCATCGGGTTCTATCATGCGATCGACCGCGGGGACACGTGGGAAGTGCTACGACTCTATCTTCATCCGGCCCATCACCGACAAGGTCTCGGAACGGTCCTACTGACGCATCTGCGCGAACGTAAAGTTCAACCGATCGAACTGTACGTCGAAAGCTCGAACGAGCAGGCGATCGCCTTTTTAAATCATGAGGCGTTCATCGAGTTAAATCGGATTCAAGAGGAAGTGTACGATCAACCGATGGAACTGATTCATTTACGCTATGACCCGAGCTAA
- a CDS encoding alpha/beta hydrolase, which yields MTYEEESRKGVIVIVYPLQFTSRLSEAFLGRLRDEYEVLVVTGQTVGLTAEDHKLLIKNTLREASQYKLPIHVIAFSLGALLTNRLLQEYDVPLGSLTYISPLFDWHPSRQIGGLKQVVASAVDRFRPDLPLGMMTFMGAGEESSRFGEITYGQYREIEEEIVEHQEEKKHLPRLPLACFYAPDDRFADVKLTLNVCRKIGGDQVYIRRLEGFPHFGYERLNTKFAETLITFYELIRE from the coding sequence ATGACATACGAAGAAGAATCACGAAAAGGGGTCATCGTGATCGTCTATCCGCTCCAGTTCACGTCACGCTTGAGCGAGGCGTTTTTAGGGCGGTTGCGAGACGAATATGAAGTTCTCGTCGTGACCGGACAGACGGTCGGTTTGACCGCGGAAGACCATAAACTATTAATCAAGAACACGTTGCGCGAGGCGAGTCAGTACAAACTACCGATTCACGTCATCGCCTTCAGTCTCGGGGCGTTGTTGACGAACCGGCTGCTTCAAGAATACGATGTGCCGCTCGGCAGCCTGACATACATTTCGCCCTTGTTCGACTGGCATCCGTCCCGTCAAATCGGTGGCTTGAAACAAGTCGTTGCCAGTGCGGTCGACCGTTTCCGTCCGGATTTGCCCCTCGGCATGATGACGTTCATGGGTGCCGGGGAAGAGTCATCTCGCTTCGGAGAGATCACGTACGGCCAGTACCGGGAAATCGAGGAAGAGATTGTCGAGCATCAAGAAGAGAAGAAACATTTGCCGCGCCTGCCGCTCGCTTGCTTCTATGCGCCGGACGACCGCTTCGCCGATGTGAAGCTGACGCTCAACGTCTGCCGAAAAATCGGCGGCGATCAAGTGTACATCCGTCGGCTCGAAGGATTCCCGCATTTTGGATATGAACGATTGAATACGAAGTTCGCGGAGACACTCATCACATTTTATGAATTGATTCGGGAATGA
- a CDS encoding class I SAM-dependent methyltransferase: protein MGLMRVLPFAKYLLREHVTPGAVAIDMTAGNGHDTLFLAELVEATGHVYAFDVQAAAVESTRTRIEEAALTDRVTVIHDSHETVREMVADETRPITAAVFNLGYLPGSDKSVTTTGNTTIDALEQLLDVMAVGGIIVVVIYHGHESGKVERDEVLAYAESLDQKRAGVLRYGFINQINHPPFIVAIEKRA, encoded by the coding sequence ATGGGATTAATGAGAGTCTTACCGTTCGCGAAGTACCTACTCCGTGAACACGTCACACCCGGTGCCGTCGCCATCGATATGACGGCCGGCAACGGGCACGATACATTGTTTTTGGCCGAACTCGTCGAGGCGACGGGGCACGTCTACGCGTTTGATGTCCAAGCAGCGGCGGTCGAGTCGACACGTACTCGCATCGAGGAAGCAGCATTGACAGACCGCGTCACTGTCATCCACGACAGCCATGAAACGGTCCGAGAAATGGTAGCGGACGAGACACGCCCGATCACCGCAGCCGTGTTCAATCTCGGCTATTTGCCGGGAAGTGACAAGTCGGTTACGACGACTGGCAATACGACCATCGACGCCCTCGAGCAATTGCTTGACGTGATGGCTGTCGGCGGCATCATCGTCGTCGTCATCTATCACGGCCATGAAAGCGGCAAGGTCGAACGCGACGAGGTGCTCGCATACGCCGAGTCACTCGACCAAAAGCGCGCCGGCGTCCTCCGCTACGGCTTCATCAATCAAATCAATCATCCCCCGTTTATCGTGGCGATTGAAAAACGTGCATGA
- a CDS encoding TIGR01212 family radical SAM protein (This family includes YhcC from E. coli K-12, an uncharacterized radical SAM protein.) — MQHPFGEARYHKLNEAYRREFGGKVFKVPLDGGFTCPNRDGLVSKGGCTFCSDDGSGDFAGNACDPIPVQFAEVKARLHRKWKQARYIAYFQAFSNTYAPVERLRELFEPALAEEGVVGLAIATRPDCLPDDVVDYLAELNERTSLTVELGLQTIHDTTAKKINRGHDYKTFLDGLAKLRRRNIRVVVHIINGLPGETTDMMLDTAREVAKMDIQGIKIHLLHVLKQTPLARQYEKGLLELMDETTYVSLVCDQLEMFPPEIVIHRLTGDGPPDLLIGPTWSRHKMAVLNAMDAELVRRDSFQGKKKDESHGINESLTVREVPTP; from the coding sequence ATGCAACATCCATTTGGCGAAGCCAGATACCACAAATTGAATGAAGCCTATCGCCGCGAGTTCGGAGGGAAAGTGTTCAAAGTACCGCTCGATGGCGGTTTCACTTGTCCGAACCGGGACGGACTCGTCTCGAAGGGCGGCTGTACGTTCTGTTCGGACGACGGCAGCGGTGACTTTGCCGGCAACGCATGTGACCCAATCCCGGTCCAATTCGCCGAAGTGAAGGCACGACTGCACCGGAAGTGGAAACAGGCCCGTTACATTGCCTACTTCCAAGCGTTTAGCAACACGTATGCCCCGGTCGAGCGGCTGCGAGAGCTATTTGAACCTGCCCTCGCAGAAGAAGGTGTCGTCGGTCTGGCGATTGCGACCCGGCCCGACTGTCTGCCGGACGACGTCGTCGACTATCTCGCCGAGTTGAATGAACGGACGTCGCTTACGGTCGAACTCGGTCTACAGACGATTCACGATACGACGGCGAAAAAAATCAACCGGGGCCATGACTATAAGACGTTTCTCGACGGTTTGGCCAAACTGCGCCGGCGCAACATTCGCGTCGTTGTCCATATCATCAACGGACTCCCTGGCGAGACGACGGACATGATGCTCGACACGGCCCGAGAAGTTGCTAAAATGGACATACAAGGAATCAAGATCCACTTGCTCCACGTTTTGAAACAGACACCGCTCGCCCGACAGTATGAAAAAGGATTGCTCGAGCTCATGGACGAGACGACTTACGTTTCCCTCGTCTGCGACCAGCTTGAAATGTTCCCGCCCGAGATCGTCATCCATCGGTTGACCGGCGACGGGCCACCGGATCTGTTGATTGGTCCGACGTGGAGCCGGCACAAGATGGCCGTCTTGAACGCCATGGATGCCGAACTGGTGCGTCGTGATTCCTTCCAAGGAAAAAAGAAGGATGAGAGCCATGGGATTAATGAGAGTCTTACCGTTCGCGAAGTACCTACTCCGTGA
- a CDS encoding MDR family MFS transporter: MNNKMPISVWILVIAMALNTTAASFLWPFNTLYINGYLGESMTLAGIALLVNSALAIAGNYIGGTLFDRIGGKRTLILSVGLLLASSLGFLLFHATFLGYLGWLGLIGFSGGLVFPTVYAFAGSIWPEGGRRSFNAIYVAQNVGVALGTAMSGQIARIDIEWIFYANFFLSVLFVVVLLFGLRYLKDPARPVVQSQLEAAATTLSGATMKSMWFVAIGYAALWFVYVQWQGTIAVHSKDLGVTISQYSLLWTVNGALIVFAQPLLNRALRYFEDDLKKQLVVGAVIFLAAFVIVPFAGGFTMFMVAMVVMTIGEMFIWPAVPTIAAKLAPPGKAGQFQGLVNIAASVGRMIGPTLSGLAFDLLGMNAVFGLLLVLILTALFFFMKIRTLNVQT, translated from the coding sequence ATGAACAACAAAATGCCGATTTCGGTATGGATTTTAGTCATCGCGATGGCGCTCAATACAACGGCGGCGTCTTTTTTATGGCCATTTAACACACTCTATATAAATGGATATTTAGGTGAATCGATGACGCTCGCAGGGATTGCCTTGCTCGTCAACTCGGCGCTCGCCATCGCCGGGAACTATATCGGGGGCACGCTGTTTGACCGCATCGGCGGGAAACGGACGCTCATCCTCTCGGTCGGGCTGTTGCTCGCGAGCTCGCTCGGCTTCTTGTTGTTCCATGCCACGTTCCTCGGATACTTGGGCTGGCTCGGCTTAATCGGCTTCTCCGGAGGCCTCGTTTTCCCGACCGTGTATGCTTTCGCCGGCTCGATTTGGCCAGAAGGCGGCCGCCGTTCGTTCAATGCGATTTATGTCGCCCAAAACGTCGGGGTCGCCCTCGGGACGGCGATGAGCGGACAAATCGCCCGCATCGACATCGAATGGATTTTCTATGCGAACTTCTTCTTGTCCGTCTTGTTTGTCGTGGTGCTTTTGTTCGGGCTCCGTTATTTGAAAGACCCGGCCCGTCCGGTCGTCCAATCACAGCTCGAAGCTGCGGCGACGACATTGTCTGGTGCGACGATGAAATCGATGTGGTTCGTCGCCATCGGCTACGCGGCCCTTTGGTTCGTCTACGTGCAATGGCAAGGGACGATCGCCGTCCATTCAAAAGACCTTGGCGTGACGATCAGCCAATATTCGCTCCTTTGGACGGTGAACGGCGCGTTAATCGTGTTCGCCCAACCGCTCCTCAATCGGGCGCTTCGTTACTTTGAAGACGATCTAAAGAAACAATTGGTCGTCGGTGCTGTCATTTTTCTCGCCGCTTTCGTCATCGTTCCGTTCGCGGGCGGCTTTACGATGTTCATGGTCGCGATGGTCGTCATGACGATCGGGGAGATGTTCATCTGGCCGGCCGTTCCGACGATTGCTGCGAAACTCGCGCCTCCGGGGAAAGCCGGACAGTTCCAAGGGCTCGTCAATATCGCGGCCTCGGTTGGTCGGATGATTGGTCCGACGCTCTCGGGTCTCGCGTTTGATTTGCTCGGTATGAACGCCGTATTCGGACTGTTGCTCGTGCTTATTCTGACCGCACTTTTCTTCTTCATGAAAATTCGGACATTGAATGTTCAAACTTGA
- a CDS encoding bacteriorhodopsin, which translates to MNEEVNLLVLATQYMFWVGFVGMAAATLYFLVERNSLDPEYRSVATVAALVTFVAAIHYYFMKDAVGDSGLLSEITGFPTEIRYIDWLVTTPLLLVKFPLLLSLKGKMKTGLLTKLIVADIIMIVAGYLGESSINLNGGFTQLGLWGYLVGCLAWIYIIYLLFTNVTKAAESSPAPIRKALLNMRLFILIGWAIYPIGYAVTLFATGVEVQLVRELIYNVADLINKVGFGLIAFFAVKTISTLKQIKT; encoded by the coding sequence ATGAACGAAGAGGTCAACCTGCTCGTGCTTGCGACCCAATATATGTTTTGGGTCGGATTTGTCGGAATGGCAGCCGCTACGCTCTATTTTTTAGTCGAACGGAATAGTCTTGATCCAGAATATCGTTCTGTCGCCACGGTCGCCGCTTTGGTCACGTTCGTCGCAGCGATTCATTATTACTTCATGAAAGACGCGGTCGGCGATTCGGGACTGTTGTCGGAAATCACTGGATTCCCGACGGAGATTCGCTATATCGACTGGCTTGTGACGACACCGCTTTTGCTCGTGAAGTTCCCGCTATTGCTCAGTCTAAAAGGAAAGATGAAGACGGGTCTGTTGACGAAGTTGATCGTCGCCGACATCATCATGATTGTCGCGGGATATCTTGGTGAGTCCTCGATCAACTTGAATGGCGGCTTCACGCAACTTGGGCTTTGGGGTTATCTCGTCGGTTGTTTGGCTTGGATCTATATCATCTATCTGTTGTTCACGAACGTCACGAAAGCGGCCGAATCGTCTCCGGCCCCGATTCGAAAAGCACTCCTGAACATGCGTTTGTTCATTTTGATTGGTTGGGCGATTTATCCGATCGGGTATGCGGTCACGCTGTTTGCGACCGGTGTCGAAGTCCAGTTGGTGCGTGAACTCATCTATAACGTCGCCGATTTGATTAACAAGGTCGGCTTCGGGTTGATTGCCTTCTTCGCGGTCAAAACGATTTCGACGCTTAAACAAATTAAGACGTAA
- the leuS gene encoding leucine--tRNA ligase, translating to MDYFKHQDIEPKWQKRWDEKDAFRTTEDPDKECFYVLDMFPYPSGAGLHVGHPEGYTATDIIARMKRMQGYNVLHPMGWDAFGLPAEQYALDTGNDPREFTERNIGTFRRQLKELGFSYDWDREISTTDPKYYKWTQWIFTQLHDRGLAYVDEVAVNWCPALGTVLANEEVIDGLSERGSHPVYRVPMKQWVLRITEYAERLLDDLEGLDWPDSVKEMQRNWIGKSVGAEVDFKVDGHDKVVTVFTTRPDTLYGATYVTLAPEHPFVKAIATPEQTVAIEAYVEEVSKKTDLERTDLAKEKTGVFTGAYAINPVNGEKLPIWIADYVLSTYGTGAVMAVPGHDERDYEFAKTFDLPIREVVTGGNLDEAAYVEDGVHVNSGSLDGLNKADAIAKIIEELELAGTGRAKTTYRLRDWLFSRQRYWGEPIPIIHMEDGTLKTVSVEDLPLELPIIDEIKPSGTGESPLANADEWLTYTDPVTGEKGRRETNTMPQWAGSCWYYIRFIDPHNEDMIADPEKLKRWLPVDLYIGGTEHAVLHLLYARFWHKVLYDIGIVPTTEPFQKLYNQGMILGENNEKMSKSKGNVVNPDDIIKSHGADTLRLYEMFMGPLDAAIAWSTNGLDGARRFLDRVWRLFDQTELQDIAPTADFERTYHQTVKKVTEDYEALRFNTAISQLMVFINEAYKQDTLPKQEMVNFIKMLAPVAPHLAEELWERLGMTEDLTYAAWPTFDESKLVSDTIEVVIQVNGKLRAKMHVARDASKEALEADALANERVQEFTEGKTVRKVIVVPGKLVNIVVG from the coding sequence TTGGACTATTTTAAACATCAAGACATCGAGCCGAAATGGCAAAAACGTTGGGACGAGAAAGATGCGTTCCGGACGACAGAAGACCCGGACAAGGAGTGTTTTTACGTCCTTGACATGTTCCCCTATCCATCAGGTGCCGGACTTCACGTCGGTCATCCGGAAGGTTACACGGCGACGGATATCATCGCCCGCATGAAACGGATGCAAGGCTATAACGTCCTCCATCCAATGGGGTGGGACGCGTTCGGTCTTCCGGCCGAGCAATATGCCCTCGACACAGGGAACGACCCGCGCGAGTTCACAGAGCGCAACATCGGCACATTCCGCCGCCAGTTGAAAGAGCTCGGTTTCTCATACGATTGGGATCGTGAAATCAGCACGACCGACCCGAAATACTACAAGTGGACGCAATGGATCTTCACACAGCTCCATGACCGCGGACTCGCTTACGTCGACGAAGTCGCCGTCAACTGGTGCCCGGCCCTCGGCACGGTGCTCGCCAACGAAGAAGTCATCGACGGCTTGTCGGAGCGTGGAAGCCATCCGGTTTACCGTGTCCCGATGAAGCAGTGGGTGCTCCGCATCACGGAATACGCAGAGCGGTTGCTTGACGATTTAGAAGGCCTTGACTGGCCAGACAGCGTCAAAGAGATGCAGCGCAACTGGATCGGCAAGTCGGTCGGGGCCGAAGTCGATTTTAAAGTCGATGGTCACGATAAAGTCGTGACGGTGTTCACAACACGTCCTGACACACTTTACGGCGCGACATACGTCACGCTCGCGCCAGAGCACCCGTTCGTGAAAGCGATCGCGACGCCGGAACAAACCGTCGCCATCGAGGCGTACGTCGAAGAAGTCTCGAAAAAGACGGATCTCGAGCGGACCGATCTCGCCAAAGAGAAGACGGGCGTATTCACTGGCGCATATGCGATCAACCCGGTCAACGGGGAGAAGCTTCCGATTTGGATCGCTGACTACGTGTTGTCGACATACGGCACCGGCGCGGTCATGGCCGTTCCTGGACATGATGAGCGTGACTATGAATTCGCGAAGACGTTCGATCTTCCGATTCGTGAAGTCGTCACCGGCGGCAACTTGGATGAGGCGGCTTACGTCGAGGATGGCGTCCACGTCAACTCAGGTTCGCTTGACGGTCTCAACAAAGCCGACGCGATCGCTAAGATCATCGAAGAACTCGAACTCGCGGGCACCGGCCGCGCCAAGACGACATATCGTCTCCGCGATTGGTTGTTCAGCCGTCAACGTTATTGGGGCGAGCCGATTCCGATCATTCATATGGAAGACGGAACGCTCAAGACGGTATCGGTCGAAGACCTCCCGCTCGAACTTCCGATCATCGATGAAATCAAACCGTCGGGTACGGGAGAATCACCGCTTGCGAACGCGGACGAGTGGTTGACGTACACCGATCCAGTGACGGGTGAGAAGGGTCGTCGCGAGACGAACACGATGCCGCAATGGGCCGGTAGCTGCTGGTACTACATTCGCTTCATCGATCCGCACAATGAAGACATGATCGCGGACCCAGAGAAGTTGAAGCGCTGGCTTCCGGTCGACTTGTATATTGGTGGGACGGAGCACGCGGTCCTTCACTTGCTCTACGCTCGCTTCTGGCACAAAGTGCTCTACGATATCGGTATCGTTCCGACGACAGAGCCGTTCCAAAAGCTTTACAACCAAGGGATGATCCTTGGTGAGAACAACGAGAAGATGTCGAAATCGAAAGGCAACGTCGTCAACCCGGACGATATCATCAAGTCGCACGGGGCTGACACGCTTCGTCTTTATGAGATGTTCATGGGACCACTCGACGCAGCCATCGCTTGGTCGACGAACGGTCTTGACGGCGCACGTCGCTTCCTCGACCGCGTCTGGCGCTTATTTGATCAGACGGAACTTCAAGACATCGCGCCGACGGCCGATTTCGAACGGACGTACCATCAGACGGTGAAGAAAGTGACAGAAGACTACGAGGCGCTCCGTTTCAACACGGCAATCTCGCAACTCATGGTCTTCATCAATGAAGCGTACAAACAAGATACGCTTCCGAAACAAGAGATGGTCAACTTCATCAAGATGCTCGCCCCGGTCGCGCCACACTTGGCCGAAGAGTTGTGGGAGCGTCTCGGCATGACGGAAGACTTGACGTATGCGGCATGGCCGACGTTCGACGAGTCGAAACTCGTCAGCGACACGATTGAAGTCGTCATCCAAGTGAACGGGAAGCTTCGTGCGAAGATGCACGTGGCCCGCGACGCTTCGAAAGAAGCACTCGAGGCCGATGCGCTCGCGAACGAACGCGTTCAAGAGTTCACGGAAGGGAAGACGGTCCGCAAAGTGATCGTCGTTCCAGGGAAACTCGTCAATATCGTCGTTGGATAA